In a single window of the uncultured Pseudodesulfovibrio sp. genome:
- a CDS encoding autotransporter domain-containing protein: MAANDGIYDLRVYSADTINLENETYSASSSSTNAFGIYANYGDAATESWLNIGTFGTGATVNTSTTATDAYSVGLYATDMSITTLAGTVNATAVDANQAFGLYATDDDDAANISIGTLSGTIFATGNNAGASGIWTTGNNSEGILYITTLSGTVGARADNRSAYGIYSNYTNITSLSGTVSATASGRFTTSRNIYTNGVDSSGGITLFTYGSGSVAYGLMGSSGSMTIGTLSGKVSATSYNGPAYGMQSNYGSITVGTLSGSVAATSLGGTTTIADSYGSTTINSPAYALYADSIGIGTLSGTVSASSADGSAYGLYSSGTLNGGSTDTAMLISGTVEATGAEDTYALYTDGAANVYITGTLKATSTGGTAYAIKTGSSDDSVTLGTGASLTGAVDLGDGADTLTMVGTGTASTTFSNIETLAVGDGSTLTDWVWATSATFDALNVYSGSSLSVSNGATLGSGMITVASGGTLNLAAYGQSTASVTATTATINGTLGVDASADAIGTTSQVLSATSLTTASVVSANPNFTVTRTDNDASGTVTVTTAFTPQNDESSLSATASLASAQAFANVAQTRSLTLLADSGQDNDDPIMVASSGSLEGLLNPRKPETSWGMYIQPVFSMGSRDADSEGYDSSMYGLEVGIDRKYGENWVFGVMGGIGSGTIDFNGSAFVDTDSEDQTLYTAGLYGGYKLANWTFADTLSTTYATHDSSRNAGLAQTAKADYHSWLTANQFTAIYHWLPAEHWEIAPRVGLNITHLHRAGFSETGAANAVSYDDLDKTFADGILAVRVKYDTQVEDTHITPYAGLGVIHAMGSGDISVRQYLSTTSAMVTTQNDSNRLTPELGVTFGKGNTSFTLGYTGEYSETTESNSIFGMLRMDF; encoded by the coding sequence ATGGCGGCGAACGATGGCATCTATGATTTGAGAGTCTATTCAGCGGATACCATAAATCTCGAAAACGAAACGTATTCGGCGAGTTCCTCTTCCACCAATGCGTTCGGCATTTATGCCAACTATGGTGACGCCGCCACCGAATCGTGGCTCAACATTGGCACTTTCGGAACCGGCGCCACGGTGAACACATCGACAACGGCCACCGACGCCTATTCCGTTGGCCTGTACGCTACGGACATGAGCATAACCACCCTGGCCGGAACCGTGAACGCCACGGCCGTAGATGCCAATCAGGCTTTTGGCCTGTACGCCACGGATGACGACGATGCTGCCAATATATCCATAGGCACTCTGTCCGGGACGATATTCGCGACAGGCAACAATGCCGGTGCCTCCGGCATATGGACCACCGGAAATAATAGTGAGGGAATCTTATACATCACGACCCTGTCCGGGACAGTCGGCGCCAGGGCAGACAACCGAAGTGCCTATGGAATATACTCCAACTACACAAACATCACGTCCCTGTCCGGGACGGTGAGCGCAACGGCATCCGGCAGGTTCACCACCTCACGAAATATTTACACCAATGGAGTAGACTCCAGCGGAGGCATCACCCTTTTTACCTACGGAAGTGGCAGCGTAGCCTATGGACTGATGGGAAGTTCCGGCAGCATGACCATTGGAACCTTGAGCGGCAAGGTAAGCGCGACCTCGTACAATGGCCCGGCCTACGGCATGCAGAGTAACTACGGGAGCATAACAGTCGGGACATTGTCCGGCAGTGTGGCGGCGACATCCCTCGGCGGCACGACCACGATTGCCGATTCATACGGCAGCACCACCATCAACTCGCCCGCCTATGCCCTGTATGCTGACAGCATCGGCATCGGCACGCTGTCCGGCACGGTGAGTGCGTCGTCCGCAGACGGCTCCGCCTATGGTCTGTACTCGTCCGGCACGCTCAACGGCGGCAGCACCGATACGGCCATGCTGATTTCAGGCACGGTGGAGGCCACGGGCGCGGAAGACACGTATGCCCTGTACACTGACGGCGCGGCCAATGTGTATATCACGGGAACGCTCAAGGCCACTTCGACCGGCGGCACCGCCTACGCCATCAAGACCGGCAGCAGCGACGACAGCGTGACCCTGGGTACGGGCGCGAGCCTGACCGGGGCGGTGGATCTGGGCGACGGCGCCGACACCCTGACCATGGTCGGCACCGGTACGGCCTCAACGACCTTTTCCAACATCGAGACCCTGGCGGTGGGCGACGGCAGCACCCTGACGGATTGGGTCTGGGCCACCAGCGCCACCTTTGACGCCCTCAATGTCTACTCGGGCTCCAGCCTGTCCGTCAGCAACGGCGCAACCCTGGGTAGCGGAATGATCACCGTGGCCTCCGGCGGAACATTGAACCTCGCGGCCTACGGGCAGAGCACGGCCAGCGTCACGGCCACCACGGCCACCATCAACGGCACGCTCGGCGTGGACGCTTCGGCCGACGCGATAGGCACGACCTCGCAGGTCCTCTCCGCCACCTCGCTGACCACGGCGTCCGTGGTGTCCGCCAACCCGAATTTCACGGTGACCCGCACGGACAACGACGCCTCGGGCACGGTAACCGTAACCACCGCCTTCACCCCGCAAAACGACGAATCCTCCCTGAGCGCCACGGCCTCGCTCGCTTCGGCCCAGGCCTTTGCCAATGTGGCCCAGACCCGCAGCCTGACCTTGCTGGCGGACAGCGGACAGGACAACGACGACCCGATCATGGTGGCTTCCAGCGGCTCGCTTGAGGGGCTGCTTAATCCCCGCAAGCCGGAAACCTCCTGGGGCATGTACATCCAGCCGGTGTTCAGCATGGGTTCCAGGGACGCCGATTCCGAAGGCTATGACTCCTCCATGTATGGCCTGGAAGTAGGTATTGACCGCAAGTACGGTGAGAACTGGGTATTCGGCGTCATGGGCGGTATCGGCTCCGGCACTATCGACTTCAACGGCTCGGCTTTCGTGGATACCGACTCCGAAGACCAGACGCTCTACACCGCAGGTCTGTACGGCGGGTACAAACTCGCGAACTGGACCTTTGCCGACACCCTGAGCACCACCTACGCCACCCACGATTCCTCGCGCAACGCGGGCTTGGCTCAGACCGCCAAAGCTGACTACCACTCCTGGCTGACCGCCAACCAATTCACGGCCATCTACCACTGGCTGCCTGCCGAGCACTGGGAGATCGCCCCCCGCGTCGGGCTGAACATCACCCACCTGCACCGCGCAGGCTTCAGCGAGACCGGGGCCGCCAACGCCGTCTCTTACGACGATCTGGACAAAACCTTTGCCGACGGCATCCTGGCCGTGCGCGTCAAATATGACACCCAGGTCGAGGATACGCACATCACCCCTTACGCGGGCCTCGGCGTCATTCACGCCATGGGCAGCGGCGACATCTCCGTGCGCCAGTATCTGTCCACCACCTCGGCCATGGTCACCACCCAGAACGATTCCAACCGCCTCACCCCCGAACTCGGCGTGACCTTCGGCAAGGGCAACACATCCTTTACCCTCGGCTACACCGGCGAATACAGCGAAACCACGGAAAGCAATTCCATCTTCGGCATGTTGAGAATGGACTTTTAA
- a CDS encoding aminotransferase class III-fold pyridoxal phosphate-dependent enzyme translates to MDSFSDLYQRDLNAVAGIEKLRFFPLAVESGKGAWLTEVGGRKLLDCTATWTACGLGHGHPRITEAVIKAMQSPAGAGGSAAVHPDSVAFAEELMALVPGSGDRRVYIGHAGTDANDVVLRACRKNLGRQRVIAFKHGYHGGMGTALQVSGVHIEAGVKADDDLYLATYPNPFRPHVDGADPVQASMDASLAEVSAQLELGDVACLMVEPILSDGGLVVPPKGFLAELSKRCKAHDVPFVVDEVKVGLGRPGILHAFQYDDVVPDIVTFGKTIGGGLPLSAAVGPKDILDGPPAAALLTTAGNPICTAAGRETLRVLIEEDLPGRADRAGRRLRAALAAAMSDMPQIGDVRGRGLAIGLELVKTDGSNERDGKLAQMTVYRAWELGLVVYYVGGNVLEITPPMIISDEEVDLAAEIILQAIKDASAGMVPYEKVRAYAGW, encoded by the coding sequence ATGGATTCTTTCTCTGACTTGTATCAACGAGACCTCAATGCGGTCGCCGGTATCGAAAAACTCCGCTTCTTCCCCCTTGCCGTGGAGAGCGGCAAGGGAGCCTGGCTCACCGAGGTCGGCGGGCGCAAGCTCCTCGACTGCACGGCCACCTGGACCGCCTGCGGCCTGGGCCACGGCCATCCCCGCATTACCGAAGCGGTCATCAAGGCCATGCAATCTCCGGCCGGAGCCGGTGGTTCCGCGGCCGTGCACCCGGATTCCGTGGCCTTTGCCGAAGAGCTGATGGCCCTGGTGCCGGGCAGCGGCGACCGGCGTGTATACATCGGCCACGCGGGCACGGACGCCAACGACGTGGTCTTGCGGGCCTGCCGCAAGAACCTCGGTCGCCAGCGCGTCATCGCCTTCAAGCACGGCTATCACGGCGGCATGGGTACTGCGTTGCAGGTGTCCGGTGTGCATATCGAGGCAGGCGTCAAGGCGGACGACGACCTCTATCTGGCTACCTATCCCAATCCCTTCCGCCCGCATGTGGACGGCGCCGATCCGGTGCAGGCCAGCATGGACGCCAGTCTGGCCGAGGTGAGCGCGCAGCTGGAACTGGGCGACGTGGCCTGCCTCATGGTCGAACCGATCCTGTCCGACGGCGGGCTGGTGGTGCCCCCCAAGGGGTTCCTGGCCGAACTGTCCAAACGTTGCAAAGCGCACGACGTGCCTTTCGTTGTCGACGAGGTCAAGGTCGGCCTCGGACGTCCCGGCATCCTGCACGCCTTCCAGTACGACGACGTGGTGCCGGACATCGTGACCTTCGGCAAGACCATCGGCGGCGGCCTGCCCCTGTCGGCCGCGGTCGGTCCCAAGGACATTCTCGACGGCCCGCCCGCGGCTGCGCTGCTGACCACTGCGGGAAACCCCATCTGCACGGCTGCCGGACGCGAGACCCTGCGCGTTCTCATCGAGGAGGACCTCCCCGGCCGCGCCGACCGTGCGGGCCGACGCCTGCGCGCAGCCCTGGCCGCCGCCATGTCGGACATGCCGCAGATCGGCGATGTCCGCGGACGCGGCTTGGCCATCGGTCTGGAACTGGTCAAGACCGACGGCAGCAACGAACGGGACGGCAAGCTGGCTCAGATGACGGTCTACCGGGCCTGGGAACTGGGCCTGGTCGTCTACTACGTGGGCGGCAACGTGCTCGAGATCACGCCCCCGATGATCATTTCCGACGAAGAGGTCGACCTGGCCGCGGAGATCATCCTGCAGGCCATCAAGGACGCCTCGGCGGGCATGGTGCCCTACGAAAAGGTCCGGGCCTACGCCGGATGGTAG
- a CDS encoding ABC transporter ATP-binding protein: protein MASSCNILLEAQGIEKKFGGIVALSEYALKIERGELIGLIGPNGAGKTTVFNILSGVLAPTNGSIRFEDRELSGQGPAKTAQAGIARTFQNIRLFDEMTVLDNIRTGFHHSMGSGLFATLLQLPRQRKSEHSMTRRAGELAELIGISKLLDMKAGDLPYGDQRRLEIARALALGPKLLLLDEPAAGMNPGETEALVKTIKIIHKEFHLSILLVEHDMHLVMNLCERLQVLNHGRLLAEGTPSEIQNNPQVAEAYLGTGRKGEARQ, encoded by the coding sequence ATGGCATCGAGCTGCAACATTCTCCTTGAAGCTCAGGGGATTGAAAAAAAATTCGGGGGTATTGTCGCCCTGTCCGAATATGCCCTGAAGATAGAAAGGGGAGAGCTGATCGGCCTGATCGGGCCCAACGGAGCCGGGAAGACCACGGTCTTCAATATCCTTTCGGGTGTGCTTGCACCCACCAACGGCTCCATCCGGTTTGAGGACAGGGAACTGTCGGGACAGGGGCCTGCCAAGACCGCCCAGGCGGGCATCGCCCGAACTTTTCAGAACATCCGGCTGTTCGACGAGATGACCGTGCTGGACAACATTCGCACCGGTTTTCATCACAGCATGGGCAGCGGCTTGTTCGCGACCCTGCTCCAGCTGCCCCGGCAGCGCAAATCCGAACACTCCATGACCCGCCGGGCCGGAGAACTGGCCGAATTGATCGGTATCTCCAAACTTTTGGATATGAAGGCGGGGGACCTGCCCTACGGCGATCAGCGCAGGCTGGAAATCGCACGCGCTCTGGCCCTTGGGCCCAAGCTACTGCTGCTGGACGAACCGGCCGCAGGCATGAACCCCGGCGAGACCGAGGCCCTGGTCAAGACCATCAAGATCATCCACAAGGAATTTCATCTTTCCATCCTGCTGGTCGAGCATGACATGCATCTGGTCATGAATCTGTGCGAGCGGCTGCAGGTGCTGAACCACGGCCGGTTGCTGGCCGAGGGTACCCCGAGCGAGATCCAGAACAACCCCCAGGTGGCCGAGGCGTATCTCGGTACCGGGCGCAAGGGGGAGGCCCGCCAATGA
- a CDS encoding branched-chain amino acid ABC transporter permease: protein MTSAYLAQQLLNGLILGSMYALVAVGFSMIYGIINLINFAHGDIVMIGAFCTLGLLAGLGLPLWVVVPGVIGIGALSGLVVERFAFRPMRGAPQVTGFIASLGVSIMIQNLGILTLTAQPRNFTFPDYMQTALPFLGMQIRVIDLSIVIAAPVLVGILLFIVYRTKVGTAMRATAENLDVARLMGVNINRTIAVTFALGSALAGVSGLMWGGKFGQIDPLMGFLPGLKSFVAAVIGGVGSIPGAILGGYLLGMSEVLFVGLLPPVYSSYRDAFVFGTLIIILLVLPNGILGKNQEERA, encoded by the coding sequence GTGACATCCGCATATCTTGCACAACAGCTTTTGAACGGGCTGATCCTCGGATCCATGTACGCCCTTGTGGCCGTGGGATTTTCCATGATCTACGGCATCATCAACCTGATTAACTTCGCCCATGGCGATATCGTCATGATCGGCGCGTTCTGCACCCTCGGCCTGCTGGCCGGTTTGGGCCTGCCCCTGTGGGTCGTGGTTCCGGGCGTTATCGGCATCGGTGCCCTGAGCGGCCTGGTGGTGGAACGGTTCGCCTTCCGGCCCATGCGCGGCGCACCGCAGGTCACGGGCTTCATCGCCTCGCTCGGTGTATCCATCATGATCCAGAACCTGGGCATCCTCACCCTGACCGCCCAGCCGCGCAACTTCACCTTTCCCGACTACATGCAGACCGCGCTGCCTTTCCTGGGCATGCAGATCCGGGTCATCGACCTGTCCATCGTCATTGCCGCGCCCGTGCTGGTGGGCATCCTGCTGTTCATCGTCTACCGGACCAAGGTGGGCACGGCCATGCGCGCCACGGCAGAAAACCTGGACGTGGCCCGGCTCATGGGCGTGAACATCAACCGGACCATTGCCGTGACCTTTGCCCTGGGCTCCGCCCTGGCCGGCGTGTCCGGCCTTATGTGGGGCGGCAAGTTCGGCCAGATCGACCCGCTGATGGGCTTCCTCCCCGGACTGAAATCCTTTGTGGCCGCAGTCATCGGCGGCGTGGGGTCCATCCCCGGCGCTATCCTGGGCGGCTACCTGCTCGGCATGTCCGAGGTGTTGTTTGTCGGTCTACTGCCGCCTGTCTACTCCTCCTACCGCGACGCCTTTGTCTTCGGGACCCTGATCATCATCCTGCTGGTGCTGCCCAACGGCATCCTCGGCAAAAATCAGGAGGAACGGGCCTAA
- a CDS encoding asparaginase: MPVDNKEIVIFFTGGTIEMAPREDVAGVVPGDHSGDLLCGLPPLPGVNLRPIKWSSLPSGHMTPERMLQLARDIDTALAEESVSGCVVLHGTDLLVESSFVLNMAVTSAKPVVTSGAMRHSGEIGYDGIRNLYDSLLACLAMPQDCEVLIQMGSQLFSAMDTVKTNSVSMTPMVGLVNGCVGDLVDGRVHFHKGVLGTRLRPPFAITDMSPFVPLIACWPGMDGTLIRAALDAGAKALVVEGFGAGNIPPDAAEAVTDALQKGVPVFLASRCLRGGVWPIYGYPGGAAALMQAGAFSAGQMAATKLLLLVKAALGSGYPCDKLVRMLP, encoded by the coding sequence ATGCCTGTAGACAACAAAGAAATCGTCATCTTCTTCACCGGCGGGACCATTGAAATGGCCCCCCGTGAGGATGTGGCCGGGGTCGTCCCCGGCGATCATTCCGGGGACCTGCTCTGCGGCCTGCCCCCGCTGCCGGGCGTCAACCTGCGCCCGATCAAGTGGTCAAGCCTGCCCAGCGGGCACATGACCCCGGAGCGGATGCTGCAGCTGGCCCGCGACATCGACACGGCCTTGGCCGAGGAGTCGGTCTCCGGCTGCGTGGTCCTGCACGGCACCGATCTGCTGGTGGAAAGTTCCTTTGTCCTGAACATGGCCGTGACCTCCGCCAAACCGGTGGTCACCTCCGGAGCCATGCGCCATTCCGGCGAGATCGGGTACGACGGCATACGCAACCTCTACGACAGTCTCTTGGCCTGTCTCGCCATGCCCCAGGATTGCGAGGTGCTCATCCAGATGGGGTCCCAGCTGTTCAGCGCCATGGATACGGTAAAGACCAACTCGGTCTCGATGACACCCATGGTTGGTCTGGTAAACGGCTGCGTGGGCGATCTGGTGGATGGCAGAGTCCATTTTCACAAGGGCGTACTCGGCACCCGGTTGCGGCCTCCGTTTGCAATCACCGACATGTCGCCGTTCGTGCCGCTTATCGCCTGTTGGCCGGGAATGGACGGGACCCTGATCCGTGCGGCGCTTGATGCCGGGGCAAAGGCTTTGGTAGTAGAGGGATTTGGAGCGGGGAACATCCCACCTGACGCGGCCGAGGCCGTGACGGACGCCCTGCAAAAGGGGGTACCCGTGTTTCTGGCTTCCCGCTGTCTGCGCGGTGGCGTCTGGCCCATCTACGGTTACCCTGGAGGAGCCGCGGCCCTGATGCAGGCCGGAGCATTCTCCGCAGGGCAGATGGCCGCCACCAAGCTTCTGTTGTTGGTCAAGGCCGCCCTTGGTAGCGGCTACCCCTGTGACAAACTCGTACGAATGTTACCCTGA
- a CDS encoding ABC transporter substrate-binding protein codes for MKNLCKLLAVCGLVLGLALPALAAEPIKIGALYNLTGGMSSIDVPSLNGAKLKAKMINEAGGLLGRQIEIIGIDCKTDQKAAAIGAKKVLGDDIVAGIGLSDPAFVLPSAPLFQKKGIPFVTSGATLPTLPAMVGDCMFLAPYGDNVQAHAIADYAVKDLGLKKIAVWTDNSMDFTKTLAKFFKQGVKDGGSEIVLEDFFMSGDKDFSAQIARLKASGADAVFVSACPNEAGLSVKQIREAGLEMPILSGDGFDTELVADVPGKKLAHGIYFTTHTFRNETRPEVLEFIKAYKAEYGVEPENAFAALGYDAMGLVANAIKTAGSAKPADIRMALSETVNYPAVTGGITFKGNGGVPLKSVSIINVTDGEYTVKHVWNPNAK; via the coding sequence ATGAAAAACCTGTGCAAGCTGCTTGCTGTGTGCGGTCTGGTCCTGGGACTGGCTCTGCCTGCCCTGGCCGCCGAGCCGATCAAGATCGGTGCCCTGTACAACCTGACCGGAGGCATGAGCTCCATCGACGTTCCTTCCCTGAACGGCGCCAAGCTCAAGGCCAAGATGATCAACGAGGCCGGTGGCCTGCTCGGCCGTCAGATCGAGATCATCGGTATTGACTGCAAGACCGACCAGAAGGCCGCCGCAATCGGTGCCAAGAAAGTCCTGGGCGACGACATCGTCGCCGGTATCGGCCTGTCCGACCCGGCCTTTGTGCTGCCTTCCGCTCCGCTGTTCCAGAAGAAGGGTATTCCTTTCGTGACCTCCGGCGCCACCCTGCCCACTCTGCCCGCCATGGTCGGTGACTGCATGTTCCTGGCTCCCTACGGCGACAATGTCCAGGCCCACGCCATTGCCGACTACGCCGTCAAGGACCTCGGTCTGAAGAAGATCGCCGTCTGGACCGACAACTCCATGGACTTCACCAAGACCCTGGCCAAGTTCTTCAAGCAGGGCGTCAAGGACGGTGGTTCCGAGATCGTGCTGGAAGACTTCTTCATGAGCGGCGACAAGGACTTCTCCGCCCAGATCGCCCGCCTGAAGGCTTCCGGCGCCGACGCCGTGTTCGTCTCCGCCTGCCCCAACGAGGCCGGTCTTTCCGTAAAGCAGATCCGCGAAGCCGGTCTTGAGATGCCCATCCTGTCCGGTGACGGCTTCGACACCGAGCTGGTGGCCGATGTGCCCGGCAAGAAGCTGGCCCACGGCATCTACTTCACCACCCACACCTTCCGCAACGAGACCCGTCCCGAGGTGCTGGAATTCATCAAGGCCTACAAGGCCGAGTACGGTGTAGAGCCCGAGAACGCCTTTGCCGCTCTGGGTTATGACGCCATGGGTCTGGTGGCCAACGCCATCAAGACCGCTGGTTCCGCCAAGCCCGCCGACATCCGCATGGCCCTGTCCGAGACCGTGAACTACCCGGCCGTCACCGGCGGCATCACCTTCAAGGGCAACGGCGGCGTTCCGCTGAAGAGCGTTTCCATCATCAACGTCACCGACGGCGAGTACACCGTCAAGCACGTCTGGAATCCCAACGCCAAGTAA
- a CDS encoding creatininase family protein, protein MRNVRLEENTQFTFVDSKFDKLFLAIGSCECHGEHLPFGCDSLVSHQIALDLAERFNDAVVAPPLWFGMSQHYRHQPMCLSLSDDTVTRAVRELLDSALYWGIKKVLIVNGHDGNIAPIEIAARDFKVQNPDFGLAVLDAWWVTAGNLLPKDTFEVWNGLGHGGEGETSIGLSIFPELCDMSRAKGQVPEFDSNVKLVWNFEELTPYGASGDPTKATKEKGDAMRKVLVDYLEKYIRHMDGQNWRYGVVK, encoded by the coding sequence ATGCGCAATGTACGTCTTGAAGAAAACACCCAGTTCACCTTCGTGGACTCCAAATTCGACAAGCTTTTCCTCGCCATCGGCTCCTGCGAGTGCCATGGCGAACACCTGCCCTTCGGTTGCGATTCCCTGGTCAGCCACCAGATCGCCCTGGATCTGGCCGAGCGTTTCAATGACGCGGTGGTGGCCCCGCCCCTGTGGTTCGGCATGAGCCAGCATTACCGCCATCAGCCCATGTGTCTGTCCCTGTCCGACGACACCGTTACCCGCGCCGTGCGCGAACTGCTGGACTCCGCCCTGTACTGGGGCATCAAGAAGGTGCTGATCGTCAACGGCCATGACGGCAACATCGCCCCCATCGAGATCGCTGCCCGCGACTTCAAGGTCCAGAACCCGGACTTCGGTCTGGCCGTGCTGGACGCCTGGTGGGTGACCGCCGGCAACCTGCTGCCCAAGGACACCTTCGAGGTCTGGAACGGTCTGGGCCACGGCGGCGAGGGCGAGACTTCCATCGGCCTGTCCATTTTCCCTGAGCTGTGCGACATGAGCCGCGCCAAGGGCCAGGTCCCGGAATTCGACAGCAACGTGAAGCTGGTCTGGAATTTCGAGGAGCTGACTCCCTACGGCGCCAGCGGCGACCCGACCAAGGCCACCAAGGAAAAGGGCGATGCCATGCGCAAGGTGCTGGTCGACTACCTGGAAAAATACATCCGCCACATGGACGGACAGAACTGGCGCTATGGCGTCGTAAAATAG
- a CDS encoding ABC transporter ATP-binding protein, producing the protein MLQLKDVNVFRGNTHVLHGVSLEVGEGEIVALIGANGAGKTTTLRAVSGLLPTREGSITYRPDAGAAPLELHSMQAESIVATGLCQCPEGRGIFGGLSVIENLHMGAYLRDDKQGILEDLEKIHTMFPILADRARQTAGTLSGGEQMMLALGRSLMSRPKLLMLDEPSLGLAPLVVESIFEMLADINRQGVTVLLVEQNAVMALELAHRAYVLENGVVTMSGTGAELANDDNVRKAYLGG; encoded by the coding sequence ATGCTACAACTGAAAGACGTCAACGTCTTCCGGGGCAACACCCACGTGCTGCACGGCGTGTCCCTGGAAGTGGGCGAGGGCGAGATCGTGGCCCTGATCGGTGCCAACGGCGCGGGCAAGACCACCACCTTGCGTGCCGTGTCCGGCCTGCTGCCCACCCGCGAGGGATCCATAACCTACCGGCCCGACGCCGGGGCCGCGCCGCTGGAACTCCATTCCATGCAGGCCGAGTCCATCGTGGCCACCGGGCTGTGCCAATGCCCTGAGGGGCGCGGTATCTTCGGCGGCCTGAGCGTCATCGAGAACCTGCACATGGGCGCGTACCTGCGCGATGACAAGCAGGGGATTCTCGAGGACCTGGAAAAGATCCACACCATGTTTCCCATCCTGGCCGACCGCGCCCGCCAGACCGCGGGCACCCTGTCCGGCGGCGAGCAGATGATGCTCGCGCTTGGCCGTTCCCTCATGAGCCGCCCGAAACTGCTCATGCTGGACGAACCCTCGCTGGGCCTCGCCCCGCTGGTGGTGGAGTCCATCTTCGAGATGCTGGCGGACATCAACCGGCAGGGCGTGACCGTGCTGCTGGTTGAACAGAATGCGGTCATGGCCCTTGAACTGGCCCATCGGGCCTACGTGCTCGAAAACGGCGTGGTGACCATGAGCGGCACCGGGGCCGAACTGGCCAACGACGACAACGTGCGCAAGGCCTATCTGGGAGGATAA
- a CDS encoding branched-chain amino acid ABC transporter permease, translated as MKRELIVTLGLVFLAAVLAMAQYSLDDYLLSLVCFVGIFCMLATSLNLTNGFTGLFSLGHPAFMAIGGYTSALLTFPLAKKPLFLPDLPNWMAALHLPFLPSLIIGGLVAALAAVIIGIPVLRLRGHYLAVATMGFLIIVQVVIINMDTITRGPLGLNGLDELTNVWWVYGWLAVTVYVCWKVKFSSYGRQFIAIRENEMAARCLGINVFKAKLQALVIGAFFAGVAGGLWGHLITALTPGSFSLLLAFTIVVMVVVGGSGSICGSLAGAVLFTIITEFFRPLEENLSIYGVGEICMALILIAILVFRPQGMFSCDEPKGLTPRPKNTVKP; from the coding sequence ATGAAACGCGAACTTATCGTCACCCTCGGCCTGGTCTTCCTGGCCGCGGTCCTGGCCATGGCCCAGTATTCTCTGGACGACTACCTTCTGTCACTGGTCTGTTTCGTGGGTATCTTCTGCATGCTCGCGACCAGCCTGAACCTGACCAACGGCTTTACCGGCCTGTTCTCGCTGGGGCACCCCGCGTTCATGGCCATCGGCGGCTACACCTCGGCCCTGCTGACTTTTCCGCTGGCCAAGAAGCCGCTGTTTCTGCCCGACCTGCCCAACTGGATGGCCGCTCTGCACCTGCCGTTCCTGCCCTCGCTGATCATCGGTGGACTGGTGGCGGCCCTCGCGGCCGTGATCATCGGCATCCCGGTCCTGCGCCTGCGCGGTCACTATCTGGCCGTGGCCACCATGGGCTTCCTGATCATCGTGCAGGTGGTGATCATCAACATGGACACCATCACCCGTGGCCCGCTGGGCCTGAACGGCCTGGATGAGCTGACCAACGTCTGGTGGGTGTACGGCTGGCTGGCCGTCACGGTCTATGTCTGCTGGAAGGTCAAGTTCTCGTCGTACGGGCGGCAGTTCATCGCCATCCGCGAGAACGAGATGGCCGCCCGCTGCCTGGGGATCAATGTCTTCAAGGCCAAGCTCCAGGCCCTGGTCATCGGCGCGTTCTTCGCCGGTGTGGCCGGCGGTCTGTGGGGCCACCTTATCACCGCCCTGACGCCCGGCTCTTTCTCGCTGCTCCTGGCCTTCACCATCGTGGTCATGGTCGTGGTCGGCGGGTCCGGGTCCATCTGCGGATCGCTGGCGGGCGCGGTGCTGTTTACCATCATTACGGAATTCTTCCGTCCCCTGGAGGAGAATCTCTCCATCTATGGGGTCGGTGAAATATGCATGGCCCTGATCCTGATCGCCATTCTGGTGTTCAGGCCCCAGGGAATGTTCAGCTGTGACGAACCGAAGGGACTCACCCCTCGGCCCAAGAACACTGTAAAACCTTAA